A window of the Brassica napus cultivar Da-Ae chromosome C5, Da-Ae, whole genome shotgun sequence genome harbors these coding sequences:
- the LOC125587528 gene encoding histone-lysine N-methyltransferase, H3 lysine-9 specific SUVH7-like, with translation MDESTPIEATPFSYLIPSFADDEDNLMENISSPTFQGVTPLQTVDDETPYTTPPPIPQASPLQPTNEENYNTPTPSQPLLLATPLSFVPPSDESNTVDVDPSIGPIKRGRGRPKGSKNSKPSKKKLGTSHPNNEVVVSGQNDETHNNTSLSPHPPLVATNLQAIVPYDHSDNNSLADDDAAPSSDAIKRGRGRPKGSSVKKLKPNNPDDKMVIFCPSFDSMITEEEKENGNEELVDSVRMRFNAVCRRLGHVSSEKAVVTTAFSIFNKQGVRTNKKKRVGPVPGVKPGDIFYFWGEMCLVGLHTQMPAGIDYLLTKDGAAEGLTTSVVTSVGHYNDRTDELHTLVYTGQGGTCKDGKPRDQELTRGNLALVASQKKGNEVRVIRGVEDPSDKKGKVYIYDGLYVVTHYWIEKGTTGFNEFKFNLVRQQDQPPGFATWRLAEELMKCGSSNQLRKGFVFGDISLGLEALPVPIVNEVDENDKEWPLDFNYRVSSKNLSMMIIPNHQSTGCNNTCKGGQSCGDPMCSCIQRNGGQLQYDNRILLYRRPMIYECSDLCACPADCKNRLTQSGLKLRLEVFKTKSCGWGLRSWEPIRAGTFICELVDTVKERDEIEEDDEYVFDTSRVYKKFRWNYEPELVGEDCWDQVSEVYKLRSEILVSARAFGNVSRFMNHSCLANVMWQPVEYEKDGQPS, from the coding sequence ATGGATGAGTCTACTCCAATCGAAGCTACGCCGTTCAGCTATCTAATCCCGAGCTTTGCTGACGATGAAGACAATCTGATGGAGAACATCTCATCACCAACTTTCCAAGGGGTTACACCACTTCAAACCGTTGATGATGAGACCCCTTACACAACACCACCTCCCATTCCTCAAGCCTCACCGCTTCAACCCACTAATGAGGAAAACTACAACACACCAACACCCTCTCAACCTCTATTACTGGCCACACCACTCAGCTTCGTTCCACCATCTGATGAATCCAACACTGTTGATGTCGATCCCAGCATAGGTCCTATCAAAAGAGGACGAGGCCGACCAAAAGGTTCAAAGAATTCAAAGCCGTCCAAGAAGAAGCTGGGAACGTCTCATCCCAACAATGAAGTGGTTGTATCTGGTCAAAATGATGAAACTCACAACAACACATCATTATCCCCTCATCCTCCTCTAGTGGCCACAAATCTTCAAGCTATTGTACCATACGATCACTCCGACAACAACTCTTTGGCTGATGATGATGCTGCTCCGAGTAGCGATGCTATTAAAAGAGGACGGGGCCGACCAAAGGGTTCCTCTGTGAAGAAGCTGAAACCCAACAATCCCGACGACAAAATGGTAATATTTTGTCCGAGTTTTGACTCGATGATAAccgaagaggagaaagaaaatGGGAATGAAGAGCTGGTGGACTCCGTTCGGATGCGTTTCAACGCCGTTTGTCGTCGTTTAGGCCACGTAAGCAGTGAGAAAGCTGTGGTCACAACTGCCTTCAGTATCTTTAACAAACAGGGTGTCAGGActaacaagaagaagagagtcGGTCCGGTTCCGGGAGTAAAACCAGGAGATATATTCTACTTTTGGGGAGAGATGTGTTTGGTTGGACTTCACACTCAGATGCCTGCCGGTATCGACTATTTACTAACAAAAGATGGTGCAGCAGAAGGCTTAACAACAAGTGTCGTTACATCAGTAGGACACTACAACGACAGAACGGACGAGCTTCATACTTTGGTTTACACCGGGCAAGGAGGAACGTGTAAGGATGGTAAACCTAGAGATCAAGAGCTTACAAGAGGAAACCTAGCGTTGGTCGCAAGTCAGAAAAAAGGAAATGAAGTTAGAGTGATTAGAGGTGTAGAGGATCCGAGCGATAAAAAGGGGAAAGTATATATCTACGATGGTCTCTATGTGGTAACCCATTATTGGATAGAGAAAGGGACCACCGGCTTTAATGAATTCAAGTTTAATCTTGTGAGACAACAAGACCAGCCTCCGGGTTTCGCTACGTGGAGGTTAGCTGAAGAATTGATGAAGTGTGGTTCGAGTAATCAGTTGAGGAAGGGTTTTGTGTTTGGAGATATTTCTCTTGGATTGGAGGCGTTACCAGTTCCGATCGTGAACGAGGTCGATGAGAACGACAAGGAGTGGCCTCTAGACTTCAACTACAGAGTCTCTTCCAAAAATTTAAGTATGATGATCATTCCAAACCATCAATCTACGGGATGCAACAACACTTGTAAAGGTGGTCAGTCATGTGGAGATCCGATGTGTTCTTGTATTCAAAGAAACGGCGGCCAGTTACAGTATGATAACCGCATTTTACTATATCGCAGACCGATGATATACGAATGCAGCGACCTTTGTGCTTGCCCCGCGGACTGCAAGAACAGGCTAACTCAAAGCGGGTTGAAGCTCCGGTTGGAAGTGTTTAAGACGAAGAGTTGTGGTTGGGGTTTACGTTCGTGGGAGCCCATACGAGCCGGGACTTTTATCTGCGAGTTGGTTGACacagttaaggaaagagatgagATAGAAGAAGACGACGAGTACGTCTTTGACACCTCTCGAGTTTACAAAAAGTTTAGGTGGAACTACGAACCAGAACTTGTGGGTGAAGACTGTTGGGACCAAGTCTCTGAAGTTTATAAACTTCGGTCGGAAATCTTGGTCAGTGCGAGAGCGTTTGGTAACGTTAGTCGGTTCATGAACCATAGCTGCTTGGCTAACGTTATGTGGCAGCCTGTTGAGTATGAAAAGGATGGCCAACCTTCGTGA